A stretch of the Aegilops tauschii subsp. strangulata cultivar AL8/78 chromosome 4, Aet v6.0, whole genome shotgun sequence genome encodes the following:
- the LOC109783079 gene encoding beta-amylase isoform X1, which yields MEASAQQGNYVQVYVMLPLDIVSVNNRFEKGDELRGQLKRLVEAGVDGVMVDVWWGLVEGKGPRVYDWSAYKQLFELVHEAGLKLQAIMSFHQCGGNVGDVVNIPIPQWVRNVGVSDPDIFYTDQHGTRNIEYLTLGVDDQPLFHGRSAVQMYADYMASFRDNMKEFLDAGLIVDIEVGLGPAGELRYPSYPQSHGWSFPGIGEFICYDKYLQADFKAAAAMVGHPEWEFPRDAGTYNDTPQRTRFFVDNGTYLTEQGRFFLAWYSNNLIKHGDKILDEANKVFLGHTVQLAIKISGIHWWYKVPSHAAEVTAGYYNLHDRDGYRPIARMLKRHHASLNFTCAEMRDSEQSSQAMSAPEELVQQVLSAGWREGLNMACENALPRYDPTAYNTILRNARPHGINKSGPPEHKLFGFTYLRLSNQLVEGQNYVNFKTFVDRMHANLPHDPCVDPVAPLQRSGPELTIEMILQAAQPKLEPFPFEEHTDLPVQGLGGIGGGEVEDPTGGMGGEVQQDPTGGMGGEVQQDPTGGMGGEVEDPTGGMGGELPPTV from the exons ATGGAAGCGAGCGCGCAACAAGGCAACTATGTCCAAGTCTACGTCATGCTCCCT CTGGACATCGTGAGCGTGAACAACAGGTTCGAGAAGGGTGACGAGCTCAGGGGGCAACTGAAGAGGCTGGTAGAGGCCGGTGTGGATGGTGTCATGGTAGACGTCTGGTGGGGCTTGGTGGAGGGCAAGGGCCCCAGGGTGTACGACTGGTCCGCCTACAAGCAATTGTTTGAGCTGGTGCATGAGGCTGGACTGAAGTTACAAGCCATCATGTCATTCCACCAGTGTGGTGGCAACGTCGGTGACGTCGTCAACATCCCGATCCCGCAGTGGGTGCGTAATGTCGGAGTGAGTGATCCGGACATTTTCTACACCGACCAGCACGGGACTAGGAACATTGAGTACCTCACCCTTGGAGTTGATGACCAGCCTCTCTTCCATGGAAGATCTGCCGTCCAG ATGTACGCCGATTACATGGCAAGCTTCAGGGACAACATGAAAGAGTTCTTGGATGCCGGTCTTATTGTAGACATTGAAGTCGGACTTGGCCCAGCTGGAGAGTTGAGGTACCCATCCTATCCTCAGAGCCACGGATGGTCATTCCCAGGCATCGGAGAATTCATC TGCTATGATAAGTACCTGCAAGCAGACTTCAAAGCAGCAGCAGCGATGGTTGGCCATCCTGAGTGGGAATTTCCTCGCGATGCCGGGACGTACAATGACACTCCCCAGAGAACTCGATTCTTCGTGGACAACGGAACATATCTCACTGAGCAGGGGAGGTTTTTCCTTGCATGGTACTCCAATAACCTGATCAAGCATGGTGACAAGATCTTGGACGAAGCAAACAAGGTCTTCTTGGGACACACAGTGCAACTGGCAATCAAA ATCTCTGGCATTCACTGGTGGTACAAGGTTCCAAGCCATGCAGCCGAGGTCACAGCTGGGTACTACAACTTACATGATAGAGACGGCTACAGACCCATAGCACGCATGCTCAAAAGGCACCATGCTAGTCTTAACTTCACTTGCGCCGAGATGAGGGACTCGGAGCAAAGCTCACAGGCGATGAGCGCACCGGAAGAACTAGTCCAACAG GTGTTGAGCGCTGGATGGAGAGAGGGCCTAAATATGGCATGCGAAAATGCACTTCCTCGATATGATCCAACTGCTTACAACACCATACTCAGGAATGCGAGGCCTCATGGCATCAACAAGAGCGGCCCTCCTGAGCACAAGCTGTTTGGATTCACCTACCTTCGGCTGTCGAATCAGTTGGTGGAGGGACAAAACTATGTCAATTTCAAGACCTTTGTTGACAGAATGCATGCCAACCTG CCTCATGACCCATGTGTTGATCCAGTGGCGCCTTTGCAAAGATCAGGGCCAGAACTGACGATTGAAATGATCCTACAAGCAGCGCAGCCAAAACTGGAGCCATTCCCCTTTGAAGAGCACACCGACCTGCCAGTTCAAGGCCTCGGTGGCATCGGTGGTGGGGAGGTTGAAGACCCCACTGGTGGCATGGGTGGGGAGGTTCAACAAGACCCCACTGGTGGCATGGGTGGGGAGGTTCAACAAGACCCCACTGGTGGCATGGGTGGGGAGGTTGAAGACCCTACCGGTGGCATGGGTGGGGAGCTCCCTCCCACCGTGTAG
- the LOC109783066 gene encoding non-specific lipid-transfer protein 2P-like codes for MAMMRKEAVVALMLALVLLAEVPGWARAECQVTQLAVCASAILGGTKPSGECCGNLRAQQGCFCQYVKDPNYGHYVNSPHARETLQTCGIALPHC; via the coding sequence ATGGCGATGATGAGGAAGGAGGCAGTGGTGGCGCTGATGCTGGCGCTGGTGCTGCTGGCGGAAGTGCCTGGCTGGGCACGCGCGGAGTGCCAGGTGACGCAGCTGGCGGTGTGCGCGTCGGCGATCCTGGGCGGGACGAAGCCCAGCGGCGAGTGCTGCGGCAACCTCCGGGCGCAGCAGGGGTGCTTCTGCCAGTACGTCAAGGACCCCAACTACGGGCACTACGTCAACAGCCCCCACGCCCGCGAGACACTCCAGACCTGCGGCATCGCCCTCCCGCACTGCTAG
- the LOC109783079 gene encoding beta-amylase isoform X2 → MEASAQQGNYVQVYVMLPLDIVSVNNRFEKGDELRGQLKRLVEAGVDGVMVDVWWGLVEGKGPRVYDWSAYKQLFELVHEAGLKLQAIMSFHQCGGNVGDVVNIPIPQWVRNVGVSDPDIFYTDQHGTRNIEYLTLGVDDQPLFHGRSAVQMYADYMASFRDNMKEFLDAGLIVDIEVGLGPAGELRYPSYPQSHGWSFPGIGEFICYDKYLQADFKAAAAMVGHPEWEFPRDAGTYNDTPQRTRFFVDNGTYLTEQGRFFLAWYSNNLIKHGDKILDEANKVFLGHTVQLAIKISGIHWWYKVPSHAAEVTAGYYNLHDRDGYRPIARMLKRHHASLNFTCAEMRDSEQSSQAMSAPEELVQQVLSAGWREGLNMACENALPRYDPTAYNTILRNARPHGINKSGPPEHKLFGFTYLRLSNQLVEGQNYVNFKTFVDRMHANLPHDPCVDPVAPLQRSGPELTIEMILQAAQPKLEPFPFEEHTDLPVQGLGGIGGGEVEDPTGGMGGEVQQDPTGGMGGEVQQDPTGGMGGELPPTV, encoded by the exons ATGGAAGCGAGCGCGCAACAAGGCAACTATGTCCAAGTCTACGTCATGCTCCCT CTGGACATCGTGAGCGTGAACAACAGGTTCGAGAAGGGTGACGAGCTCAGGGGGCAACTGAAGAGGCTGGTAGAGGCCGGTGTGGATGGTGTCATGGTAGACGTCTGGTGGGGCTTGGTGGAGGGCAAGGGCCCCAGGGTGTACGACTGGTCCGCCTACAAGCAATTGTTTGAGCTGGTGCATGAGGCTGGACTGAAGTTACAAGCCATCATGTCATTCCACCAGTGTGGTGGCAACGTCGGTGACGTCGTCAACATCCCGATCCCGCAGTGGGTGCGTAATGTCGGAGTGAGTGATCCGGACATTTTCTACACCGACCAGCACGGGACTAGGAACATTGAGTACCTCACCCTTGGAGTTGATGACCAGCCTCTCTTCCATGGAAGATCTGCCGTCCAG ATGTACGCCGATTACATGGCAAGCTTCAGGGACAACATGAAAGAGTTCTTGGATGCCGGTCTTATTGTAGACATTGAAGTCGGACTTGGCCCAGCTGGAGAGTTGAGGTACCCATCCTATCCTCAGAGCCACGGATGGTCATTCCCAGGCATCGGAGAATTCATC TGCTATGATAAGTACCTGCAAGCAGACTTCAAAGCAGCAGCAGCGATGGTTGGCCATCCTGAGTGGGAATTTCCTCGCGATGCCGGGACGTACAATGACACTCCCCAGAGAACTCGATTCTTCGTGGACAACGGAACATATCTCACTGAGCAGGGGAGGTTTTTCCTTGCATGGTACTCCAATAACCTGATCAAGCATGGTGACAAGATCTTGGACGAAGCAAACAAGGTCTTCTTGGGACACACAGTGCAACTGGCAATCAAA ATCTCTGGCATTCACTGGTGGTACAAGGTTCCAAGCCATGCAGCCGAGGTCACAGCTGGGTACTACAACTTACATGATAGAGACGGCTACAGACCCATAGCACGCATGCTCAAAAGGCACCATGCTAGTCTTAACTTCACTTGCGCCGAGATGAGGGACTCGGAGCAAAGCTCACAGGCGATGAGCGCACCGGAAGAACTAGTCCAACAG GTGTTGAGCGCTGGATGGAGAGAGGGCCTAAATATGGCATGCGAAAATGCACTTCCTCGATATGATCCAACTGCTTACAACACCATACTCAGGAATGCGAGGCCTCATGGCATCAACAAGAGCGGCCCTCCTGAGCACAAGCTGTTTGGATTCACCTACCTTCGGCTGTCGAATCAGTTGGTGGAGGGACAAAACTATGTCAATTTCAAGACCTTTGTTGACAGAATGCATGCCAACCTG CCTCATGACCCATGTGTTGATCCAGTGGCGCCTTTGCAAAGATCAGGGCCAGAACTGACGATTGAAATGATCCTACAAGCAGCGCAGCCAAAACTGGAGCCATTCCCCTTTGAAGAGCACACCGACCTGCCAGTTCAAGGCCTCGGTGGCATCGGTGGTGGGGAGGTTGAAGACCCCACTGGTGGCATGGGTGGGGAGGTTCAACAAGACCCCACTGGTGGCATGGGTGGGGAGGTTCAACAAGACCCCACTGGTGGCATGGGTGGGGAG CTCCCTCCCACCGTGTAG
- the LOC109783079 gene encoding beta-amylase isoform X3 gives MEASAQQGNYVQVYVMLPLDIVSVNNRFEKGDELRGQLKRLVEAGVDGVMVDVWWGLVEGKGPRVYDWSAYKQLFELVHEAGLKLQAIMSFHQCGGNVGDVVNIPIPQWVRNVGVSDPDIFYTDQHGTRNIEYLTLGVDDQPLFHGRSAVQMYADYMASFRDNMKEFLDAGLIVDIEVGLGPAGELRYPSYPQSHGWSFPGIGEFICYDKYLQADFKAAAAMVGHPEWEFPRDAGTYNDTPQRTRFFVDNGTYLTEQGRFFLAWYSNNLIKHGDKILDEANKVFLGHTVQLAIKISGIHWWYKVPSHAAEVTAGYYNLHDRDGYRPIARMLKRHHASLNFTCAEMRDSEQSSQAMSAPEELVQQVLSAGWREGLNMACENALPRYDPTAYNTILRNARPHGINKSGPPEHKLFGFTYLRLSNQLVEGQNYVNFKTFVDRMHANLPHDPCVDPVAPLQRSGPELTIEMILQAAQPKLEPFPFEEHTDLPVQGLGGIGGGEVEDPTGGMGGEVQQDPTGGMGGEVEDPTGGMGGELPPTV, from the exons ATGGAAGCGAGCGCGCAACAAGGCAACTATGTCCAAGTCTACGTCATGCTCCCT CTGGACATCGTGAGCGTGAACAACAGGTTCGAGAAGGGTGACGAGCTCAGGGGGCAACTGAAGAGGCTGGTAGAGGCCGGTGTGGATGGTGTCATGGTAGACGTCTGGTGGGGCTTGGTGGAGGGCAAGGGCCCCAGGGTGTACGACTGGTCCGCCTACAAGCAATTGTTTGAGCTGGTGCATGAGGCTGGACTGAAGTTACAAGCCATCATGTCATTCCACCAGTGTGGTGGCAACGTCGGTGACGTCGTCAACATCCCGATCCCGCAGTGGGTGCGTAATGTCGGAGTGAGTGATCCGGACATTTTCTACACCGACCAGCACGGGACTAGGAACATTGAGTACCTCACCCTTGGAGTTGATGACCAGCCTCTCTTCCATGGAAGATCTGCCGTCCAG ATGTACGCCGATTACATGGCAAGCTTCAGGGACAACATGAAAGAGTTCTTGGATGCCGGTCTTATTGTAGACATTGAAGTCGGACTTGGCCCAGCTGGAGAGTTGAGGTACCCATCCTATCCTCAGAGCCACGGATGGTCATTCCCAGGCATCGGAGAATTCATC TGCTATGATAAGTACCTGCAAGCAGACTTCAAAGCAGCAGCAGCGATGGTTGGCCATCCTGAGTGGGAATTTCCTCGCGATGCCGGGACGTACAATGACACTCCCCAGAGAACTCGATTCTTCGTGGACAACGGAACATATCTCACTGAGCAGGGGAGGTTTTTCCTTGCATGGTACTCCAATAACCTGATCAAGCATGGTGACAAGATCTTGGACGAAGCAAACAAGGTCTTCTTGGGACACACAGTGCAACTGGCAATCAAA ATCTCTGGCATTCACTGGTGGTACAAGGTTCCAAGCCATGCAGCCGAGGTCACAGCTGGGTACTACAACTTACATGATAGAGACGGCTACAGACCCATAGCACGCATGCTCAAAAGGCACCATGCTAGTCTTAACTTCACTTGCGCCGAGATGAGGGACTCGGAGCAAAGCTCACAGGCGATGAGCGCACCGGAAGAACTAGTCCAACAG GTGTTGAGCGCTGGATGGAGAGAGGGCCTAAATATGGCATGCGAAAATGCACTTCCTCGATATGATCCAACTGCTTACAACACCATACTCAGGAATGCGAGGCCTCATGGCATCAACAAGAGCGGCCCTCCTGAGCACAAGCTGTTTGGATTCACCTACCTTCGGCTGTCGAATCAGTTGGTGGAGGGACAAAACTATGTCAATTTCAAGACCTTTGTTGACAGAATGCATGCCAACCTG CCTCATGACCCATGTGTTGATCCAGTGGCGCCTTTGCAAAGATCAGGGCCAGAACTGACGATTGAAATGATCCTACAAGCAGCGCAGCCAAAACTGGAGCCATTCCCCTTTGAAGAGCACACCGACCTGCCAGTTCAAGGCCTCGGTGGCATCGGTGGTGGGGAGGTTGAAGACCCCACTGGTGGCATGGGTGGGGAGGTTCAACAAGACCCCACTGGTGGCATGGGTGGGGAG GTTGAAGACCCTACCGGTGGCATGGGTGGGGAGCTCCCTCCCACCGTGTAG
- the LOC109783067 gene encoding non-specific lipid-transfer protein 2P — MASMGKKQVVAALMLVLVVLAAAPGGAHAACQASQLAVCASAILSGAKPSGECCGNLRAQQPCFCQYAKDPTYGQYIRSPHARDTLQSCGLAVPHC; from the coding sequence ATGGCGTCCATGGGGAAGAAGCAGGTGGTGGCGGCGCTGATGCTGGTGCTGGTGGtgctggcggcggcgccgggcgggGCGCACGCGGCGTGCCAGGCGTCACAGCTGGCGGTGTGCGCTTCGGCGATCCTGTCCGGGGCCAAGCCGAGCGGCGAGTGCTGCGGCAACCTGCGGGCGCAGCAGCCGTGCTTCTGCCAGTACGCCAAGGACCCCACCTACGGGCAGTACATCCGCAGCCCCCACGCGCGCGACACCCTCCAGTCCTGCGGCCTCGCCGTCCCGCACTGCTAG
- the LOC109757204 gene encoding heavy metal-associated isoprenylated plant protein 39, whose amino-acid sequence MAQKVVLRIPTMTDDKTKQKAMEAVADIYGIDSIAADLKDNKMTVIGAMDTVAIAKRLKKLGKIDIVSVGPAKEEKKPAPAAEKKGEVKKDDKKEEKKDDKK is encoded by the exons ATGGCCCAG AAGGTGGTGCTGAGGATTCCCACCATGACCGACGACAAGACCAAGCAGAAAGCCATGGAGGCCGTCGCCGACATCTACG GTATCGACTCGATAGCCGCAGACCTCAAGGACAACAAGATGACCGTCATCGGTGCTATGGACACGGTGGCCATCGCCAAGAGGCTCAAGAAGCTCGGCAAGATCGACATCGTCTCGGTCGGGCCGGCAAAGGAGGAGAAGAAGCCGGCGCCGGCTGCGGAGAAGAAGGGCGAGGTTAAGAAGGATGACAAGAAAGAGGAGAAGAAAGACGACAAGAAGTGA